Within Methyloterricola oryzae, the genomic segment CCCGCCCCAGCGGATAGAGGGCAAGGCATGCGCTGGGAAGCCGGTCAACCGGCAGGGAACCGCTGCCGATCTGGCTGCGGCACGCCTCCACGCGCACGTCCGCTTGCCCGGTCAATGCCGCCTGCATTGGGTCTTGCAAGCGAACGGCGGCGGCGCGGATGTCGTCCTCGCTCCGCGTCAGCAGGCGCAGGGTGGGCAGTCGCCGGCTCAGATATTCCGGACTCTGATACAGCTTGAGGGTCGCCTCCAGGGCGGCCAGGGTCATCTTGTCCACCCGCAGGGCGCGCTTGAGCGGATTGCGCTTGAGCTTGGCGATCAGGTCCTTGCGACCCACCAGGATGCCGGCCTGCGGCCCACCCAGCAGCTTGTCGCCGCTGAAACTGACCAGGTCCGTGCCCTTAGCGAGGGCCTGTTGCGGCGTCGGTTCTTTCGGCAGGCCATGTGCACCGAGGTCGATCAACGTGCCACTGCCCAGGTCCTCCACGAAGGGCAACCCCTGTCCATGGGCCAGTTCGGCCAGTTGTTCCTCGGGCACGCTGGCGGTGAAGCCCTCGATGGCGTAATTGCTGCGGTGCACCTTCATGATAAGCGCGGTGCGCTGACCGATCGCCTCGGCGTAGTCCTTGCGGTGGGTGCGGTTGGTGGTGCCCACTTCCCGAAGTTTGGCGCCGGCGCGGGCCATGATGTCGGGGATGCGGAACGCGCCGCCGATTTCGATCAATTCACCGCGCGAGACGATCACCTCCTTGCGTGATGCCAGGCTGTTCAGCAACAGGAACACCGCCGCCGCATTGTTGTTCACCACGGTGGCCGCCTCGGCCCCGGTGAGTTCGCGGATCAGTCCATCGATATGGTCGTCGCGATCCCCGCGCCGCCCGCTGTCCAGACCGAACTCCAGGTTACAGGGGCGTGCGAGCACCGCAAGCACCGCATTCACCGCCGCGTCGGCCAGCGGGGCGCGGCCCAAGTTGGTGTGCAGCACGGTGCCGGTCAGATTGAAAACCGGCTTCAGACTAGGCTCGAATTGCGCCAAGAGCCGCTGCCCGGTCGAAGCCACGATACCCTCGCGGCTCCATGGCAGATCGGGTTTGCTCGTGAGCGCCTCGCGCAGCACCGCCATTTCGTCGCGCAAGGCCGCGACCACTGCCGTGTGGCCGAAGCGGGATTTCAACTCGTCGGCATCTGCGTGATTGAGCAGGCTGTCCACCGAGGGTAGGCGGGCTTGCGGGCTATCAGGTCGCGGCATGATGAGACGGCTCGATGATGGAGACGCGCTATTCTACCGGCTTCCCACGCCCGCGTTGATTACGGCGCCTTCTGACGTTGGCACACCCTATGAAAGCTTACGTCTATCGCCGAACGCGGGCCGCGCAGACCGCATAGGATGCCGCCGAGGGACGAGACGCATGGGTCACGTACGCAGCGCCTCCTACGTCGGCACAGCCTAGCTCGGGGTGGTCAGCCTGGAATCAGGAGCGGGTTGAAACCCAGGCGCTGGTAGCCGTCCTCGGCCATGAGCAGGTCCAGGGAAAGGCTAGCCAGGTCGTCGGCGAAGGGATCGAGGCCGTTGTCCTTCTCGCGGTTCATGGACTTCACATAGGTTTTGCAACCGCCGCAGGCCTCCGCCTTCACCGCCTCGCCGCCGCCTTCGATGCCGAAATACGCCACGTGCTGGCTGGAACCGCACTGAATGCAATGGATGCGCGGCCGGTTCCATTGGCTGCCACACAGGCCGCAAACCAGGTAGCGCAAGCCTTGCACGTCCCCTCCGGTCTGCAGCACCGAAGCCACGGGCAGGAAGCCACACGCCGGGCAGTGATGGGTCGCGGCGCCAGCATTGAGATGCGTCGCATCCAACGCCGCGGCCGCCAAGGTCCAATGCAGTTGCAGGGCGGCGGCCACGAATGGCGCGAGCCCGGCATCGATCCGTTCGAGATCGGCGGCCAGCAGTCCATCGGCCCAGTCATCCCACTCGGCTTCATCGTTTCTGCCGATGCCGGCGAGCCCATCGGCAGCCGGGCTGCGCGCGACCATCCGCGCCGCGATCTGGCGGAATGACTCATGCCAGTTCGCTCCCGGCCGCCACGTCTCGATATCCAGCGCGGGCGCTCGGTTCAGAGCGGCCGGAAATCCTTCCGTTACTGTCGCCTCGTAAAGCTCATGTTGAATCCCGGTCAGGTCGGCCATCAGTCCGAGATAGCCGGAGAGCGCGGGGTTGGTTTGAGACAGTTGACGCAGCCGTTCCGAGCGTTCACGGAAAATCTGTCTCGGGTTTGGGGGGATGACGAAAGGCAATTCCATGGACCTGTTTCGGAT encodes:
- the selA gene encoding L-seryl-tRNA(Sec) selenium transferase, producing MPRPDSPQARLPSVDSLLNHADADELKSRFGHTAVVAALRDEMAVLREALTSKPDLPWSREGIVASTGQRLLAQFEPSLKPVFNLTGTVLHTNLGRAPLADAAVNAVLAVLARPCNLEFGLDSGRRGDRDDHIDGLIRELTGAEAATVVNNNAAAVFLLLNSLASRKEVIVSRGELIEIGGAFRIPDIMARAGAKLREVGTTNRTHRKDYAEAIGQRTALIMKVHRSNYAIEGFTASVPEEQLAELAHGQGLPFVEDLGSGTLIDLGAHGLPKEPTPQQALAKGTDLVSFSGDKLLGGPQAGILVGRKDLIAKLKRNPLKRALRVDKMTLAALEATLKLYQSPEYLSRRLPTLRLLTRSEDDIRAAAVRLQDPMQAALTGQADVRVEACRSQIGSGSLPVDRLPSACLALYPLGRGGGRALNRLAETFRALPVPVIGRLEDGALRFDLRCLEDEAGFLAQLPQLGG
- the fdhE gene encoding formate dehydrogenase accessory protein FdhE gives rise to the protein MELPFVIPPNPRQIFRERSERLRQLSQTNPALSGYLGLMADLTGIQHELYEATVTEGFPAALNRAPALDIETWRPGANWHESFRQIAARMVARSPAADGLAGIGRNDEAEWDDWADGLLAADLERIDAGLAPFVAAALQLHWTLAAAALDATHLNAGAATHHCPACGFLPVASVLQTGGDVQGLRYLVCGLCGSQWNRPRIHCIQCGSSQHVAYFGIEGGGEAVKAEACGGCKTYVKSMNREKDNGLDPFADDLASLSLDLLMAEDGYQRLGFNPLLIPG